The Candidatus Caldatribacterium sp. genome window below encodes:
- a CDS encoding nucleotidyltransferase domain-containing protein — translation RAEALRGIPRRVPLDVIVPTPEETALLEREGSPFIQEVLSTGKVVYEQEPLV, via the coding sequence AGGGCGGAGGCCCTGAGGGGGATTCCTCGCCGTGTTCCCCTTGACGTCATTGTGCCGACTCCAGAGGAAACAGCACTGCTTGAGAGAGAGGGATCGCCGTTCATACAGGAAGTCCTCAGCACGGGGAAAGTGGTCTATGAGCAAGAACCCCTGGTTTGA